One window of the Rhodothermales bacterium genome contains the following:
- a CDS encoding cytochrome c, whose protein sequence is MSSPILSVDINPVPIMHTTIHHSKSTLPTTLAATGLALLLLLAGSPKDALSQETAVLDMENPGKQLFGLVCAMCHSEQPPVLAAPPMAMVVRHYRQALSTEDSVRTAIMTYVRKPSAEASLLPAHAIERFGLMPAQPQLTDEQLGHIVDYIMTLEAKPMQGGGMQGGMQGHQHGRQGQ, encoded by the coding sequence ATGTCATCCCCGATACTGTCCGTTGACATCAATCCGGTACCCATCATGCATACGACCATCCATCATTCAAAATCCACACTGCCGACCACCCTCGCCGCAACGGGGCTCGCGCTGTTGCTCCTCTTGGCCGGATCGCCGAAAGATGCCTTGTCGCAAGAAACCGCCGTCCTGGACATGGAAAACCCGGGCAAGCAACTCTTCGGGCTCGTCTGCGCCATGTGCCACTCCGAACAGCCTCCAGTGCTGGCGGCTCCGCCCATGGCCATGGTCGTACGACATTATCGCCAGGCCCTCTCCACCGAAGACTCCGTGCGCACGGCCATCATGACATACGTCCGCAAACCGTCGGCTGAAGCATCGCTCCTGCCCGCGCATGCAATTGAACGATTCGGGCTCATGCCAGCGCAGCCGCAACTGACTGACGAGCAGTTGGGCCACATTGTCGACTACATCATGACGCTGGAGGCCAAACCGATGCAAGGCGGCGGAATGCAAGGCGGAATGCAGGGCCACCAACACGGCCGTCAGGGACAATAG
- a CDS encoding MarR family transcriptional regulator, with protein MTDRSAQAKQTAIALLRTASVVRRQYEALMNRHGITLQQFNVLRILRGAGSPLPTMTIADRMIEPEPGITRLIGRLEAKSLVERHRCPEDSRRMLCGITEQGLSTLRELDAPVIELDGSMFPGLPDTDLARLRALLEQSS; from the coding sequence GTGACGGACCGGTCAGCACAGGCCAAACAAACGGCCATTGCATTGCTGCGCACGGCATCGGTCGTCCGGCGGCAGTACGAGGCCCTCATGAACCGGCACGGCATTACCCTGCAGCAGTTCAATGTGCTGCGCATCCTGCGCGGAGCGGGTTCGCCGCTCCCGACCATGACGATTGCAGATCGCATGATCGAACCTGAACCCGGGATTACGCGATTGATCGGTCGCTTGGAGGCGAAAAGCCTGGTGGAGCGGCATCGGTGCCCGGAGGACAGCCGCCGGATGCTTTGCGGCATTACGGAACAAGGGCTTTCGACCTTGCGTGAACTCGATGCGCCCGTCATCGAACTGGACGGGAGCATGTTTCCCGGCCTTCCGGACACGGATCTGGCCCGTCTCAGGGCCCTGCTGGAGCAGTCATCATGA
- a CDS encoding DUF302 domain-containing protein has product MSYYFAKTLPGSMTDVEERTTAALKEKGFGVLTEIDIQATMKKKLDKDMAGYKILGACNPPLAFQALTAEPHIGLMLPCNVILRDVGNGQVEVAAVDPVASMAAVQNDDLGGVATDVRDRLRQVIEGL; this is encoded by the coding sequence ATGTCCTACTACTTTGCCAAGACCCTCCCGGGATCCATGACCGACGTGGAAGAGCGGACGACTGCCGCGCTGAAGGAAAAAGGCTTCGGCGTGCTGACTGAAATCGATATCCAGGCCACCATGAAGAAGAAGCTGGACAAGGATATGGCCGGGTACAAAATCCTGGGTGCGTGCAACCCGCCCCTGGCGTTCCAGGCCTTGACCGCCGAGCCACACATCGGTCTCATGCTGCCGTGCAATGTCATCCTGAGGGACGTGGGGAACGGCCAGGTTGAAGTCGCTGCCGTGGATCCTGTGGCATCCATGGCGGCGGTTCAGAATGACGACCTTGGCGGAGTGGCCACGGATGTCCGCGACCGCCTCCGCCAGGTCATCGAGGGGTTATAG
- a CDS encoding TonB-dependent receptor encodes MTSIRVAVFLAALFLFLPGIVLGQSRHDVTGVVADSADVGLQGATVVLLAPSDSALVKFAISGKDGVFALKRVDPGPYVLQVTFVGFETWSGNVEVGSEDLDVGRIALSERVSELDELVVTSEHIPIIVRSDTLDYNANAFATRPNATVEDLLRQLPGVEVDSDGAIKAQGEDVQKVLVDGKEFFGNDPKIATRNLPANAVDRVQVYDDRSDRAEFTGVDDGEREKTINLALKEDAKKGYFGNVSGGIGDAERYDSRVSVNRFSGDTQFSLLGNLNNVNEQGFSVGDYISFMGGMGAFMGGGARFVVGGGGGGPSIGTSLSDGFSETLSGGLNFNHDFSDRTSLRSSYFINSLENQQNRTLNQEQVLGTGRSSVVDEAGNQLNDNWNHRVNVNLFHELADGHDLRLRADATSSHSVLDNNRFRQTADGSDVLQNSNTSTYGSTGDQLGASVGLTYRKRLNDNGLSLVAESRMNVRDNDTGADLESLTRFYQDGNVVSDEEILQFQETLGDQFTTQQEVSLSQSFGKGLLAELTGEYRRVGDDEERSFYDIVDGSRVLNTLLSTGSERTYSYAQAGASLRRAVEGFTTGIGVNVQRSSLEGTLRGVTDPITQGYTHVLPNADARYDIRQGMSINARYNTSTREPSMRELQPFADNSDPLNVYVGNPALQPEYTHRFSLGYHFFDQFTFTSMFAFINASYTDNKIARSRTIDDQFRQTSTSVNTDGDWSFNGNVNFSTPIRPLGVKITLGNSTMFSRGLEILNGEENATRILRNSIDTRLENRDKDIFDVSAGIRFDINRTAYSLNPDQDQAYVNKTITGRGTLYLGKAWQVASELNYRIYSKEISGSQTNVPLWEASISRFFMDERLELQLSGKDLLNRNVGVNFTNTSTFVQEERIESLGRYVMFRLIYKLSGVGGPGGRGIRIG; translated from the coding sequence ATGACCTCAATCCGCGTGGCGGTCTTTCTTGCTGCCCTGTTTCTTTTCCTGCCTGGCATCGTGCTGGGCCAGTCCCGCCATGACGTTACCGGAGTCGTGGCCGATTCCGCGGACGTGGGGTTGCAGGGGGCGACGGTGGTTCTGCTGGCACCGTCAGACTCTGCCCTCGTGAAGTTCGCCATTTCCGGGAAAGACGGCGTGTTTGCGCTCAAGCGGGTCGATCCCGGTCCGTACGTCCTGCAGGTCACGTTTGTCGGGTTCGAGACCTGGTCCGGAAACGTGGAAGTAGGGTCGGAGGACCTGGATGTCGGCCGGATTGCCCTCAGTGAACGCGTGTCCGAGCTGGACGAACTGGTCGTTACGTCGGAGCATATTCCCATCATTGTCCGATCCGATACCTTGGATTACAACGCCAATGCGTTCGCCACGCGTCCGAATGCCACCGTGGAAGACTTGCTCAGGCAGCTTCCGGGCGTCGAAGTCGACTCCGACGGGGCGATCAAAGCCCAGGGCGAGGATGTCCAGAAGGTATTGGTGGACGGGAAGGAATTCTTCGGCAATGACCCGAAGATTGCTACCCGAAACCTGCCGGCCAATGCCGTCGACCGGGTCCAGGTGTATGACGACCGGTCCGACCGTGCCGAGTTCACCGGTGTCGACGACGGGGAACGCGAGAAGACCATCAACCTGGCGCTGAAGGAAGATGCCAAGAAAGGCTATTTCGGGAACGTGAGCGGCGGCATTGGCGATGCGGAACGGTACGATTCCCGTGTCTCCGTGAACCGGTTCTCGGGCGACACCCAGTTTTCCTTGCTCGGCAACCTCAACAATGTGAACGAGCAGGGCTTCTCCGTCGGTGATTACATCAGCTTCATGGGGGGCATGGGTGCATTCATGGGGGGTGGTGCACGGTTCGTGGTGGGCGGCGGTGGTGGCGGCCCGTCCATTGGCACAAGCCTGAGTGACGGCTTTTCCGAGACGCTTTCCGGTGGGCTGAACTTCAATCACGATTTCAGTGACCGGACCTCCTTGCGCTCGTCCTACTTCATCAATTCGCTGGAGAATCAGCAGAACCGGACGCTGAACCAGGAGCAGGTCCTTGGTACCGGACGGAGTTCCGTGGTCGATGAGGCCGGCAATCAATTGAACGACAACTGGAATCATCGCGTGAACGTGAACCTGTTCCACGAACTCGCCGATGGTCACGACCTGCGTCTTCGTGCAGATGCCACGTCGTCCCATTCGGTGCTGGACAACAACCGGTTCCGTCAGACGGCCGACGGCTCGGATGTCCTGCAGAACAGCAATACGTCCACCTACGGTTCGACCGGGGACCAGCTGGGTGCCAGTGTTGGATTGACATATCGCAAGCGTTTGAACGACAATGGGTTGAGCCTGGTGGCCGAGTCGCGGATGAATGTGCGCGACAACGATACGGGCGCCGATCTGGAATCCCTGACGCGGTTCTACCAGGACGGGAATGTGGTCAGTGACGAGGAGATCCTGCAGTTCCAGGAGACGCTCGGGGATCAGTTCACGACCCAGCAGGAGGTCTCACTGTCCCAGTCGTTCGGCAAGGGACTCCTGGCAGAATTGACGGGTGAATACCGTCGGGTGGGCGACGATGAAGAGCGTTCGTTTTACGATATCGTGGACGGCTCCCGCGTCCTCAACACGTTGTTGAGTACGGGATCGGAGCGGACGTACTCTTATGCACAGGCAGGTGCCAGTCTCCGGAGGGCGGTTGAAGGCTTCACAACGGGAATCGGGGTCAACGTGCAACGGTCCTCACTGGAGGGTACGCTGCGTGGCGTCACGGATCCCATCACGCAGGGCTATACCCACGTGTTGCCGAACGCCGATGCGCGCTATGACATACGGCAGGGCATGAGTATCAATGCGCGTTACAATACGTCGACGCGTGAGCCTTCCATGCGCGAGCTGCAGCCGTTCGCCGACAACAGCGATCCGCTGAACGTCTACGTGGGCAATCCGGCCCTGCAACCGGAATACACGCATCGCTTTTCGCTCGGGTATCATTTCTTCGATCAGTTCACCTTTACGAGCATGTTCGCATTCATCAATGCGAGCTACACGGACAACAAGATCGCACGCTCACGCACGATAGACGATCAGTTCCGGCAGACCAGTACAAGTGTCAATACGGACGGAGACTGGTCGTTCAACGGGAATGTCAATTTTTCGACACCCATCCGTCCCCTGGGCGTCAAGATCACCCTCGGCAATTCGACCATGTTCAGTCGGGGACTGGAGATCCTTAACGGCGAGGAGAACGCCACGCGCATCCTGCGGAACAGCATCGATACGCGTCTGGAAAATCGGGACAAGGACATTTTCGACGTGTCGGCCGGAATCCGGTTCGACATCAACCGGACGGCCTACTCCCTCAACCCGGATCAGGACCAGGCGTACGTCAACAAGACCATCACCGGTCGCGGTACCCTCTATCTCGGCAAGGCGTGGCAGGTGGCCAGCGAACTGAACTACCGGATCTATTCGAAGGAAATCTCCGGCTCGCAGACGAACGTTCCACTCTGGGAAGCATCGATTTCTCGGTTCTTCATGGATGAGCGTCTGGAGCTCCAGCTGTCCGGCAAGGACCTGTTGAACCGGAATGTCGGCGTCAACTTCACCAACACATCCACGTTCGTGCAGGAAGAGCGGATTGAGTCGCTCGGGCGGTACGTGATGTTCCGACTCATCTACAAGTTGTCCGGCGTGGGTGGGCCCGGGGGCCGCGGTATCCGGATTGGGTGA
- a CDS encoding M20/M25/M40 family metallo-hydrolase translates to MTQLSRLLAVLLMSLPTVANAQTNLSDTEKAMATFIDGRYEDAIAYLERVVNINSGSMNFDGVKAVGAVFDQTFMEMGFRTWWVDGSAFERAGHLFAQRGTQGPHILMIGHLDTVFEDDSEFQTFTRLDEHTAMGPGVIDMKGGDVVIVEVLRALQHMGVLDEFTITVALIGDEESSGDPLEVGRASLVQAAKDADIALAFEPGDGRPETAVVARRGFTGWELRTTGTRAHSSTVFTPKSGYGAIYEASRILVGFYETMVGEEHLTFNPGAILGGTTLSWDDENEEGEAFGKSNVIAGQALVSGDLRTLSLEQRARAKERMMAVVEEHLPGTGATLTFRDSYPPMGPTDGNHRLLEQLSAVSQDLGLGPVGPVDPGEAGAADISFAAGHVEMALDGLGILGEGTHTTHETADLRTLPMQVKRVALLLYRMSR, encoded by the coding sequence ATGACCCAACTTTCCCGCTTGCTGGCCGTGTTGCTTATGAGCCTTCCGACCGTTGCCAACGCCCAGACCAACCTGTCCGATACTGAAAAGGCCATGGCGACCTTCATTGACGGTCGCTACGAGGATGCCATCGCGTACCTGGAGCGGGTGGTGAACATCAACAGTGGTTCCATGAACTTCGACGGTGTCAAGGCCGTCGGAGCCGTGTTCGACCAGACGTTCATGGAGATGGGATTCCGCACCTGGTGGGTGGATGGCTCGGCGTTCGAGCGGGCCGGCCACCTTTTTGCCCAGCGCGGCACGCAGGGACCGCACATCCTGATGATCGGTCATCTGGATACGGTATTCGAGGACGACAGCGAATTCCAGACGTTTACCCGCCTGGATGAGCATACGGCCATGGGGCCGGGGGTCATCGACATGAAGGGCGGCGACGTGGTGATCGTGGAAGTGCTCCGGGCACTCCAGCACATGGGCGTACTGGACGAGTTCACCATTACGGTTGCACTGATTGGCGACGAGGAATCGTCGGGCGATCCGCTGGAAGTCGGGCGTGCGTCGCTCGTGCAGGCGGCCAAGGACGCCGACATCGCACTGGCATTCGAGCCGGGGGACGGACGCCCGGAAACCGCTGTGGTGGCGCGCCGGGGGTTTACGGGCTGGGAGCTCCGGACGACCGGTACCCGTGCCCATTCCTCGACGGTGTTCACGCCGAAATCGGGGTACGGAGCCATCTATGAAGCCTCCCGGATCCTGGTCGGGTTCTATGAAACCATGGTCGGCGAGGAGCACCTGACGTTCAATCCGGGCGCCATCCTGGGCGGCACGACGCTGTCGTGGGACGATGAGAACGAAGAGGGGGAAGCCTTCGGAAAATCGAATGTGATTGCCGGGCAGGCGCTCGTATCGGGTGATCTGCGGACGCTTTCACTGGAGCAACGGGCACGCGCCAAGGAGCGCATGATGGCGGTCGTGGAGGAGCATTTGCCGGGTACGGGGGCCACACTGACGTTCCGGGACAGTTATCCGCCCATGGGGCCGACCGACGGCAATCACCGCTTGCTGGAGCAACTCAGCGCCGTCAGCCAGGACCTGGGGCTGGGCCCGGTCGGTCCGGTGGATCCGGGCGAGGCGGGGGCCGCCGATATTTCTTTCGCGGCCGGTCATGTGGAGATGGCGCTGGACGGCCTGGGAATCCTCGGCGAGGGTACCCACACCACGCACGAGACGGCCGATCTGCGCACGCTTCCCATGCAGGTCAAGCGGGTGGCGCTGTTGCTTTACCGGATGAGCCGGTGA
- the pnuC gene encoding nicotinamide riboside transporter PnuC, which translates to MLEVIAVVSGIVAVFLATREHVATWPVGLLSVGLYVFIFFDAQLYSDVILHVFYVGMQLYGWWTWLRGGAGHGHLAITHLARRPLLLWVAATLVGSALWGWAMASWTDAALPWADAFTTTASFAAQYLMARKYMQHWAFWFIINLVAVGVYVDRGLWLTAGLYGVYWVLSVVGYRTWQARMA; encoded by the coding sequence ATGCTCGAAGTCATCGCGGTTGTTTCCGGAATCGTGGCCGTTTTCCTGGCCACGCGGGAGCATGTGGCCACGTGGCCCGTGGGGCTCCTGTCGGTGGGGTTGTACGTGTTCATTTTCTTCGACGCGCAGCTGTATTCCGACGTCATCCTGCATGTGTTCTACGTCGGCATGCAGCTGTATGGATGGTGGACATGGTTGCGTGGGGGCGCCGGTCACGGCCATCTTGCCATCACGCACCTCGCCCGGCGCCCCCTCCTGCTCTGGGTCGCAGCCACGTTGGTCGGCTCGGCGCTCTGGGGATGGGCCATGGCCTCGTGGACGGACGCCGCACTGCCCTGGGCGGATGCCTTCACGACCACAGCCAGCTTCGCTGCCCAGTACCTCATGGCCCGCAAGTACATGCAGCACTGGGCGTTCTGGTTCATCATCAACCTGGTGGCCGTGGGTGTCTACGTGGACAGAGGCCTGTGGCTGACGGCGGGATTGTACGGCGTGTACTGGGTGCTTTCGGTGGTCGGCTACCGCACCTGGCAAGCACGGATGGCGTAG
- the asnB gene encoding asparagine synthase B, translating to MCSILGILQLRTDPADVRSQALELSKLQRHRGPDWSGIFANDRAVLAHERLSIVDVAHGAQPLVSPDGRYVLAVNGEIYNHVALRREFPDYAFRTQSDCEVIIPLLAAEGPMGVARLNGIFAFILYDTQQDTAVIARDPLGVIPLYTGFDADGQFLVASELKALTPVCRQVDLFMPGHVLVSPTESTPTRYWNPEWREWEHVRHADTDPALAARRLRRALEDAVHRQLMGDVPYGVLLSGGLDSSITAALAAQFAANRVDDNDASPAWWPRLHSFAIGLEGSPDLAAAERVAEHIGTVHHGLIFTIQEGLDALRDVVYHLETYDVTTIRASTPMFLMARRIRAMGIKMVLSGEGADEIFGGYLYFHKAPDAREFHEETVRKLDRLHLFDCNRANKSMAAWGIEARVPFLDLEFLDVAMSLNPELKLIRDGRIEKQILRDACRDLLPDAIYRRQKEQFSDGVGYGWIDALRDHAAAEVSDADLERAAFRFPINTPDTKEGFLYRTIFEEHFPLESAARTVPGGKSVACSTPEALAWDASFSRMADPSGRAVSGVHDQAYGAGSST from the coding sequence ATGTGCTCCATCCTCGGCATCCTCCAACTTCGTACCGACCCGGCTGACGTCCGCAGCCAGGCGCTTGAACTTTCCAAACTGCAGCGTCATCGCGGACCGGACTGGTCGGGCATTTTTGCCAACGACCGGGCCGTGCTCGCGCATGAGCGCCTGTCCATCGTGGACGTGGCCCACGGTGCCCAACCCCTGGTGAGCCCGGACGGACGGTATGTACTAGCCGTCAACGGAGAAATCTACAATCACGTGGCCTTGCGCCGGGAATTCCCGGACTATGCCTTCCGCACGCAATCGGACTGCGAAGTCATCATTCCCCTCCTCGCCGCCGAGGGCCCCATGGGTGTTGCGCGGCTGAACGGCATTTTCGCATTCATCCTGTACGATACGCAGCAGGACACCGCGGTCATTGCCCGCGATCCGCTGGGCGTCATTCCGCTCTACACGGGGTTCGACGCGGATGGCCAGTTCCTGGTGGCATCGGAATTGAAGGCCCTCACACCGGTCTGCCGGCAGGTGGATCTGTTCATGCCCGGTCACGTGCTGGTGTCGCCCACAGAATCCACCCCCACCCGGTACTGGAACCCGGAATGGCGGGAATGGGAGCACGTCCGGCACGCCGACACCGACCCGGCCCTCGCTGCCCGACGCCTGCGAAGGGCATTGGAGGATGCCGTGCACCGCCAACTGATGGGCGATGTCCCCTACGGCGTGCTGCTATCGGGCGGTCTCGACTCCTCGATCACGGCCGCCCTGGCGGCCCAATTTGCAGCCAATCGCGTGGATGACAACGATGCGTCGCCGGCCTGGTGGCCCCGCCTGCACTCCTTTGCCATCGGCCTCGAGGGATCCCCCGACCTGGCCGCCGCCGAACGCGTGGCCGAACACATCGGGACGGTGCACCACGGGCTCATCTTCACCATACAGGAAGGTCTCGATGCGCTCCGGGACGTGGTCTACCACCTCGAGACGTACGACGTCACGACCATCCGCGCATCGACCCCCATGTTCCTGATGGCCCGACGCATCCGCGCCATGGGCATCAAGATGGTGCTTTCGGGCGAGGGAGCCGATGAGATTTTCGGCGGATATCTCTACTTCCACAAGGCCCCGGATGCCCGGGAATTCCACGAGGAGACCGTGCGCAAGCTGGATCGGCTGCACCTGTTCGACTGCAACCGCGCGAACAAGTCCATGGCCGCCTGGGGCATTGAAGCGCGGGTCCCGTTCCTGGACCTCGAATTCCTGGACGTAGCCATGTCGCTGAACCCCGAGCTCAAGCTCATCCGGGACGGCCGCATTGAAAAGCAGATCCTGCGGGATGCGTGCCGCGACCTGCTGCCCGACGCCATCTACCGCCGACAGAAAGAGCAGTTTTCCGATGGCGTGGGCTACGGCTGGATAGATGCGCTTCGCGACCACGCCGCCGCCGAAGTGTCCGACGCCGACCTGGAGCGGGCCGCGTTCCGCTTTCCCATCAACACACCCGATACGAAGGAAGGCTTCCTGTACCGCACCATCTTCGAGGAGCATTTCCCGCTTGAATCGGCGGCCCGGACCGTTCCCGGAGGCAAATCGGTGGCATGCAGCACGCCCGAGGCGTTGGCCTGGGATGCCTCCTTCAGCCGCATGGCCGACCCGTCCGGCCGGGCGGTGTCAGGCGTTCACGACCAAGCCTACGGAGCCGGGTCGTCCACCTGA
- a CDS encoding ABC transporter ATP-binding protein encodes MNEPARGATRMNDPVQTRIPREDFIALHRVSKSYGDSGAVRDVLKSLDFTIAEGAFVALLGRSGAGKSTLLNLLGGLDVPTSGEIHIAGTRLDVLDDDARTLYRRRHIGFVFQSYNLVPTLNVLDNVMLPMELAGTKKGDDSGPRSQARALLAEVGLGDRHAEWPDRLSGGEQQRVAIARALAHQPMLLLADEPTGNLDYSTGRTVMDLLHRLVRETRTTMLVVTHDRDFLQASDRIVRMHDGRMVDISYDEAVAS; translated from the coding sequence ATGAATGAACCTGCCCGCGGTGCAACGCGCATGAACGACCCTGTCCAGACCCGGATCCCCCGCGAAGATTTCATCGCGCTGCACCGTGTATCCAAATCCTACGGTGACAGCGGGGCGGTCCGCGACGTGCTGAAGTCCCTGGACTTCACGATTGCGGAGGGTGCCTTCGTGGCCCTGCTCGGCCGCAGCGGCGCGGGAAAGAGCACACTCCTGAACCTTCTGGGCGGTCTGGATGTCCCCACATCGGGCGAAATCCACATTGCCGGGACGCGGTTGGATGTCCTTGATGACGACGCCCGGACCCTGTATCGTCGCCGGCACATCGGGTTTGTTTTCCAGTCCTACAACCTCGTACCAACACTGAACGTGTTGGACAATGTCATGCTGCCCATGGAGTTGGCAGGGACCAAAAAAGGTGACGACTCCGGCCCTCGAAGCCAGGCACGGGCACTGTTGGCAGAGGTGGGGCTCGGCGACCGCCATGCAGAATGGCCCGACCGGTTGTCGGGCGGCGAACAGCAGCGGGTGGCCATAGCCCGGGCGCTGGCCCACCAGCCCATGCTGCTCCTGGCCGACGAGCCCACCGGCAATCTGGATTACTCCACCGGGCGGACGGTCATGGACCTGCTCCACCGGCTCGTCCGGGAAACCCGCACGACCATGCTGGTGGTGACCCACGACCGGGACTTCCTGCAAGCATCGGACCGCATTGTACGCATGCACGATGGCCGGATGGTCGACATTTCGTACGACGAAGCGGTGGCATCGTGA
- a CDS encoding S46 family peptidase — protein MSNPHRRILPIRATLQRITPFLLGLALMAGSVPGTAQDTVRAGTFDNGKMWTFDAPPVEHIADTYGFTPDEAWFEKARLGALRLPNCSASFVSPLGLVMTNHHCGRGSVAQVSGPGESLLEDGFMAEDRAAERPVPGLYVDQLVALTDVTVEIQQAVERAETPAEKAVARQEAIAAVQERMEQDVPDGHHIQIISLYSGGMYSAYTFRRYTDIRLVMAPELNLGYFGGDTDNFTYPRYALDMTFFRVYENGQPYAPEHYFAWSADGAAEGDAVFVIGNPGSTLRLETVAQLEWRRDVQERALLDLLRMRINALSRVYEANPSDALLNRFFSLKNSEKLYTGRVKGLNDPVVMAKRRDTERTFLQDAPESTVVAELAAIQAEKRELAAEYEAFLSFTPQSSLASATMQRAALAWEYLTLKATGADTERLEAALKAIPDGDPDIDRRFFEQRLTAFWTLLGTDATATSEAVSQAVFEGSMLAPGAEMDLSDLTFDDPAVAAVAPYMERWRAFRSAASGLGAREAELNALHGRIRYDIYGTARPPDATFSLRLADGVVASYMYNGTHAPAFTTFHGLYDRYFSHALDANGTGEWDLPARWLDAGPDFDRSTPMNLVTTSDIVGGNSGSPLLNKDLEVVGLIFDGNIEFLPSAFIYQTEHGRSVAVDSRGMLEALRAVYDMDWLVNEIMSGVTTELQR, from the coding sequence ATGAGCAACCCCCACAGACGCATCCTCCCCATCCGCGCCACCCTGCAGCGCATCACCCCCTTCCTTCTCGGGTTGGCCCTGATGGCGGGATCCGTCCCGGGTACGGCCCAGGACACCGTCCGCGCCGGTACCTTCGACAACGGAAAGATGTGGACCTTCGACGCTCCTCCCGTTGAACATATCGCCGACACGTATGGCTTCACGCCCGACGAAGCCTGGTTCGAGAAGGCGCGTCTTGGCGCACTCCGGCTGCCGAACTGTTCGGCCAGTTTCGTGTCTCCTCTCGGATTGGTCATGACCAACCACCATTGCGGCCGTGGCTCCGTGGCCCAGGTCTCCGGGCCCGGTGAATCCCTGCTCGAAGATGGGTTCATGGCAGAGGATCGGGCCGCAGAACGTCCGGTACCGGGCCTGTACGTGGACCAGCTCGTGGCCTTGACCGACGTCACGGTGGAGATCCAGCAGGCCGTGGAGCGTGCCGAAACGCCGGCTGAAAAGGCGGTCGCCCGCCAGGAAGCCATCGCAGCTGTGCAGGAGCGCATGGAGCAGGACGTGCCCGATGGCCACCACATCCAGATCATCAGCCTCTACAGTGGAGGCATGTACTCCGCCTACACGTTCCGACGCTATACCGACATCCGCCTGGTCATGGCCCCCGAACTGAACCTGGGCTATTTCGGCGGGGACACCGACAACTTCACGTACCCGCGGTATGCGCTCGACATGACGTTCTTCCGGGTCTACGAAAACGGCCAGCCCTACGCGCCGGAACACTATTTCGCGTGGAGTGCGGACGGTGCGGCCGAGGGCGACGCGGTATTCGTGATCGGGAATCCCGGTTCCACGCTGCGCCTGGAGACGGTGGCGCAATTGGAATGGCGGCGCGACGTGCAGGAGCGGGCCCTCCTGGATCTGCTCAGGATGCGGATAAATGCGCTCTCGCGTGTTTATGAAGCGAATCCATCCGATGCGCTCCTGAACCGGTTTTTCAGCCTCAAGAATTCCGAAAAGCTGTACACCGGAAGGGTAAAGGGACTGAATGACCCCGTTGTGATGGCCAAACGCCGCGATACCGAGAGGACGTTCCTCCAGGATGCCCCTGAGAGCACCGTCGTCGCGGAGTTGGCCGCCATCCAGGCCGAAAAACGCGAGCTGGCCGCCGAATACGAGGCATTCCTGTCCTTTACGCCCCAGTCCAGCCTGGCGTCCGCCACCATGCAGCGTGCGGCGCTCGCCTGGGAATACCTGACCTTGAAGGCCACAGGCGCCGATACGGAGCGCCTGGAAGCCGCCCTGAAGGCCATTCCCGATGGCGACCCGGACATTGATCGGCGGTTCTTCGAGCAGCGTTTGACGGCCTTCTGGACCCTCCTGGGAACGGATGCGACCGCGACGTCCGAGGCCGTCAGCCAGGCCGTATTTGAGGGATCCATGCTGGCCCCCGGGGCGGAGATGGACCTGTCCGACCTGACCTTCGACGATCCAGCCGTGGCTGCAGTCGCCCCGTACATGGAACGCTGGCGCGCATTCCGGAGCGCAGCTTCGGGCCTCGGTGCACGGGAAGCCGAGTTGAACGCCCTGCACGGACGCATCCGATACGACATCTACGGAACGGCCCGGCCGCCGGATGCCACGTTTTCGCTGCGCCTGGCCGATGGCGTCGTCGCGTCCTACATGTACAACGGGACCCATGCTCCGGCATTCACGACCTTCCACGGTCTCTACGACCGCTATTTCAGCCATGCCCTCGATGCCAATGGCACGGGTGAATGGGATCTGCCGGCCCGCTGGCTGGACGCCGGGCCGGACTTCGACCGTTCCACGCCCATGAACCTGGTCACGACCAGCGACATCGTGGGGGGAAACTCCGGTTCTCCGCTTCTGAACAAGGATCTGGAAGTCGTAGGATTGATTTTCGACGGCAACATTGAATTCCTGCCGTCGGCCTTCATTTACCAGACCGAGCACGGCCGTTCCGTGGCCGTCGATTCGCGTGGCATGCTGGAAGCCTTGCGTGCCGTTTACGACATGGATTGGCTGGTCAACGAAATCATGTCCGGGGTGACGACGGAATTGCAGCGGTGA